A DNA window from Drosophila virilis strain 15010-1051.87 chromosome 4, Dvir_AGI_RSII-ME, whole genome shotgun sequence contains the following coding sequences:
- the LOC26531606 gene encoding uncharacterized protein isoform X5 has protein sequence MEAIVNSNGIKKEYENGHCEHIVSEQWESNQIKLEPNVCVEEAIDQLTANNIDIEPTRIAQDAAMEMDTVAPHEVQRSQALSKAGKRLPIRHSS, from the exons ATGGAAGCTATTGTGAACTCGAATGGCATTAAAAAGGAATACGAGAACGGCCATTGTGAACACATTGTGTCTGAGCAATGGGAAAGCAATCAAATAAAACTGGAGCCGAATGTATGTGTTGAGGAAGCAATAGATCAATTAACagcaaataatattgatatAGAACCCACGAGAATAGCACAGGATGCGGCAATGGAAATGGACACCGTGGCGCCTCACGAGGTGCAGCGGTCGCAAGCCTT ATCGAAAGCAGGTAAGAGATTGCCTATTCGACACTCCTCGTAA
- the LOC6627666 gene encoding uncharacterized protein isoform X1, with translation MEQSEKRLKTEIIDEDFIVPDHDRGYNVDNMKTEAIAGEDETDDPFSDNDCDIGPVKNQFLVNEGINELTQPENKLTKDSVIDELLNMRIELRNVNKKLQNVLLKQDHILQEHSDLKKAMSDMCALLKMNLGLTTDKFADLFPLQDEENLQYLEGQLQTEQRPNIIRQMRKLLCANITENFSKIFSEKLILSHNYDGIQNKKPIKVYEHFIAGLFEASDLESREEFVVNIRSAYKINKNRIHKSRSRKIRKRTS, from the exons ATGGAACAAAGCGAAAAAAGACTTAAAACGGAAATCATCGACGAAGACTTCATTGTACCTGACCACGATCGCGGCTATAATGTAGACAACATGAAAACGGAAGCGATTGCGGGCGAGGACGAAACTGATGATCCTTTCTCCGACAATGATTGCGATATTGGGCCGGTTAAGAATCAATTCTTGGTGAACGAGGGAATTAACGAATTGACGCAGCCAGAAAACAA GTTGACAAAAG aCTCCGTAATTGACGAACTACTCAATATGAGAATTGAGCTACGAAATGTTAATAAAAAGCTGCAGAATGTTTTGCTTAAACAAGATCACATATTGCAAGAGCACAGCGATCTGAAGAAGGCAATGTCAGATATGTGTGCTCTATTAAAAATGAATCTTGGCTTAACAACCGACAAATTTGCAGACCTTTTTCCACTTCAAGATGAAGAAAATCTGCAATACCTAGAAGGACAGCTGCAAACTGAACAGAGGCCAAATATT ATAAGGCAAATGCGAAAACTTCTTTGCGCCAATATTACAGAGaatttttcaaagatatttagTGAGAAATTGATTCTCTCACACAATTATGATGGCATTCAAAACAAGAAGCCAATTAAAGTTTATGAGCATTTCATAGCTGGTCTTTTTG AAGCATCTGACTTGGAGTCACGTGAAgaatttgttgttaatatcAGATCTGcatataaaatcaacaaaaacagGATTCATAAAAGTCGATCTCGCAAAATCAGAAAGAGGACTagctaa
- the LOC6627666 gene encoding uncharacterized protein isoform X2 yields MEQSEKRLKTEIIDEDFIVPDHDRGYNVDNMKTEAIAGEDETDDPFSDNDCDIGPVKNQFLVNEGINELTQPENKLTKDSVIDELLNMRIELRNVNKKLQNVLLKQDHILQEHSDLKKAMSDMCALLKMNLGLTTDKFADLFPLQDEENLQYLEGQLQTEQRPNIIRQMRKLLCANITENFSKIFSEKLILSHNYDGIQNKKPIKVYEHFIAGLFASDLESREEFVVNIRSAYKINKNRIHKSRSRKIRKRTS; encoded by the exons ATGGAACAAAGCGAAAAAAGACTTAAAACGGAAATCATCGACGAAGACTTCATTGTACCTGACCACGATCGCGGCTATAATGTAGACAACATGAAAACGGAAGCGATTGCGGGCGAGGACGAAACTGATGATCCTTTCTCCGACAATGATTGCGATATTGGGCCGGTTAAGAATCAATTCTTGGTGAACGAGGGAATTAACGAATTGACGCAGCCAGAAAACAA GTTGACAAAAG aCTCCGTAATTGACGAACTACTCAATATGAGAATTGAGCTACGAAATGTTAATAAAAAGCTGCAGAATGTTTTGCTTAAACAAGATCACATATTGCAAGAGCACAGCGATCTGAAGAAGGCAATGTCAGATATGTGTGCTCTATTAAAAATGAATCTTGGCTTAACAACCGACAAATTTGCAGACCTTTTTCCACTTCAAGATGAAGAAAATCTGCAATACCTAGAAGGACAGCTGCAAACTGAACAGAGGCCAAATATT ATAAGGCAAATGCGAAAACTTCTTTGCGCCAATATTACAGAGaatttttcaaagatatttagTGAGAAATTGATTCTCTCACACAATTATGATGGCATTCAAAACAAGAAGCCAATTAAAGTTTATGAGCATTTCATAGCTGGTCTTTTTG CATCTGACTTGGAGTCACGTGAAgaatttgttgttaatatcAGATCTGcatataaaatcaacaaaaacagGATTCATAAAAGTCGATCTCGCAAAATCAGAAAGAGGACTagctaa